From the genome of Amia ocellicauda isolate fAmiCal2 chromosome 14, fAmiCal2.hap1, whole genome shotgun sequence, one region includes:
- the LOC136767526 gene encoding cathepsin K-like, whose amino-acid sequence MLLCGFVVLFLASALAFPFQQEWLDSEWENWKITHRKQYNGLSEEIIRRSIWEKNLQLIEAHNREFELGIHTYELGMNNLGDMTTEEVAEKLTGLQVPPFRDTNNTFIPDGDLQLPKSIDYRKLGYVTPVKNQGSCGSCWAFSSVGALEGQLKKTTGTLRSLSPQNLVDCVTDNDGCGGGYMTNAFKYVSNNRGIDSEESYPYVGQDEQCAYNKTGKAATCKNYREIPEGNERALQAAVAKVGPVSVGIDATLYSFQFYKKGIYYDKNCNKDDINHAVLAVGYGVTPKGKKYWIVKNSWGEDWGNKGYILMARNRNNFCGIANLASFPIM is encoded by the exons ATGCTGCTGTGTGGATTCGTGGTGCTGTTTCTGGCCTCTGCCCTGGCCTTCCCCTTCCAGCAGGAATGGCTTGACTCCGAGTGGGAGAACTGGAAGATCACCCACAGGAAGCAGTACAACGGCCTG AGTGAAGAGATCATCCGCCGCTCCATCTGGGAGAAGAACCTGCAGCTGATCGAGGCCCACAACCGGGAGTTCGAGCTGGGCATCCACACCTACGAGCTGGGCATGAACAACCTGGGAGACATG ACCACAGAGGAGGTGGCAGAGAAGTTGACCGGACTACAGGTGCCCCCCTTCAGGGACACCAACAACACTTTCATCCCCGACGGCGACCTGCAGTTACCCAAGAGCATCGACTACCGCAAGCTGGGCTACGTCACGCCTGTGAAAAACCAG GGCTCTTGCGGTTCGTGCTGGGCGTTCAGTTCGGTGGGGGCGCTGGAGGGCCAGCTGAAGAAGACCACGGGCACGCTGCGCTCGCTCAGCCCCCAGAACCTGGTGGACTGTGTGACAGACAACGACGGCTGCGGCGGCGGCTACATGACCAATGCCTTCAAATACGTCAGCAACAACCGCGGCATTGACTCTGAGGAGTCCTACCCGTACGTGGGACAG GATGAGCAGTGTGCCTACAATAAGACGGGCAAGGCGGCCACCTGCAAGAACTACAGGGAGATCCCAGAGGGTAACGAGAGGGCCCTGCAGGCGGCTGTGGCCAAGGTGGGGCCAGTGTCCGTGGGCATTGATGCCACCCTCTATAGCTTCCAGTTCTACAAGAAGG GCATCTACTATGACAAAAACTGCAACAAGGACGACATCAACCATGCCGTCCTGGCAGTGGGTTATGGCGTGACCCCAAAAGGCAAGAAGTACTGGATTGTGAAGAACAG CTGGGGCGAGGATTGGGGCAACAAGGGCTACATCTTGATGGCACGCAACCGGAACAACTTCTGCGGCATCGCCAACTTGGCCAGCTTCCCCATCATGTAA
- the LOC136767527 gene encoding cathepsin S has protein sequence MQWIQGLSLSVLLVFSHASLNEHWEMWKSYHGKDYSSQREELGRRLTWEKNLRLTEQHNLEASMGLHSYTLGLNHLADMTAEEADAMLNGLQLPEDLDANLTFVPPSSAPVPAMLDWRQSGLVTKVKNQGACGSCWAFSAVGSLEGQMKKKLGKLVDLSPQNLMDCSLVYGNHGCRGGFLTKAFHYVEQNKGIDSETFYPYEKKLGKCRYSPKGKAAMCSSYRLLPHGNERALQQAVANIGPISVGVNAHQHTFLYYRGGLYYDPACTSLKVNHAVLVVGYGSEKGQDYWLLKNSWGPNWGEKGFMRMARNRNNHCGVASFPVFPIV, from the exons ATGCAGTGGATCCAGGGACTCTCCTTATCGGTCCTTTTGGTCTTCAGCCATGCCTCGCTGAACGAGCACTGGGAGATGTGGAAGAGCTACCATGGCAAAGACTACAGCAGCCAG AGGGAAGAGCTGGGGAGGAGGCTGACCTGGGAGAAGAATTTGAGGCTGACAGAACAACACAACCTGGAGGCTTCGATGGGCCTGCACTCCTACACTCTGGGACTCAACCACCTCGCAGACATG ACTGCAGAGGAAGCTGACGCCATGCTGAATGGACTGCAGCTGCCAGAGGATCTGGATGCCAACCTCACCTTCGTACCGCCAAGCTCTGCCCCCGTGCCAGCCATGCTGGACTGGAGACAGAGTGGGTTGGTCACCAAAGTTAAGAACCAG ggtGCGTGTGGCTCTTGCTGGGCCTTCAGCGCGGTGGGGTCCCTGGAAGGCCAGATGAAGAAGAAGTTGGGCAAACTGGTGGACCTGAGCCCACAGAATCTGATGGACTGCTCCCTCGTGTATGGCAACCACGGCTGCCGCGGGGGCTTCCTCACCAAGGCATTCCACTACGTCGAGCAGAACAAGGGCATTGACTCTGAGACCTTCTACCCATATGAGAAGAAG CTAGGAAAGTGTCGCTATTCCCCAAAAGGGAAAGCGGCCATGTGCTCATCGTACCGGCTCCTGCCACACGGGAACGAGAGAGCCCTGCAGCAAGCCGTCGCCAACATCGGGCCCATATCCGTGGGAGTCAACGCTCACCAACACACCTTTCTCTACTACCGGGGTG GATTGTATTATGACCCAGCTTGTACGAGTTTGAAGGTGAACCATGCTGTCCTGGTTGTGGGCTACGGCTCGGAGAAGGGCCAAGATTACTGGCTGCTGAAGAACAG TTGGGGACCAAACTGGGGCGAAAAGGGCTTTATGCGGATGGCCAGGAATCGCAACAACCACTGCGGCGTCGCCAGCTTCCCTGTATTCCCAATCGTGTGA